From a region of the Nocardioides ginsengisegetis genome:
- the guaB gene encoding IMP dehydrogenase, with translation MEVPEKFAALGLTYDDVLLLPGHSDLAPADIDTTTRLTREISINVPLISAAMDTVTESRMAIAMARQGGVGVLHRNLSIEDQAYQVDLVKRTQTGIISNPVVIGPDATLEELDRICGEYRVSGLPVVDPDMRLLGIITNRDLRFTPVAEWATTKVDEVMTPMPLITGPVGIDRDEATLLLRKHKRERLPLVDDEGRLAGLITVKDFVKSEQFPNASYDADGRLLVGAAIGYFGDAWQRATTLVEAGVDVLVADTAHGNVRMLLDMVQRLKTDPATRHVQVIGGNVATREGAQAFVDAGADAVKVGVGPGSICTTRVVTGVGVPQVTAVYEASLATKPAGVPLIADGGMKHSGEIAKALVAGADSVMLGSLLAGCEESPGELVFVNGKQYKSYRGMGSLGAMSSRGKKSYSKDRYFQAEVTSDDKIVPEGIEGQVAYRGPLAAVSHQLIGGLNQSMFYTGARTIAELQEKGRFVRITSASLTESHPHGVQMTVEAPNYTGR, from the coding sequence ATGGAGGTACCCGAGAAGTTCGCCGCCCTGGGCCTGACCTACGACGACGTCCTGCTGCTGCCGGGTCACTCCGACCTCGCGCCCGCGGACATCGACACCACGACTCGCCTGACCCGCGAGATCTCGATCAACGTCCCGCTGATCAGCGCCGCGATGGACACCGTCACCGAGTCGCGGATGGCCATCGCGATGGCCCGCCAGGGTGGCGTGGGCGTCCTCCACCGCAACCTCTCGATCGAGGACCAGGCCTACCAGGTCGACCTCGTCAAGCGGACCCAGACCGGCATCATCTCCAACCCCGTCGTGATCGGCCCCGACGCGACGCTGGAGGAGCTCGACCGCATCTGCGGCGAATACCGCGTCTCCGGCCTCCCCGTCGTCGACCCCGACATGCGCCTGCTCGGCATCATCACCAACCGCGACCTGCGGTTCACCCCCGTCGCGGAGTGGGCCACCACCAAGGTCGACGAGGTGATGACCCCGATGCCGCTGATCACCGGCCCGGTCGGCATCGACCGCGACGAGGCGACGCTCCTGCTGCGCAAGCACAAGCGCGAGCGGCTGCCGCTGGTCGACGACGAGGGCCGCCTCGCCGGCCTGATCACGGTCAAGGACTTCGTGAAGTCCGAGCAGTTCCCCAACGCGTCGTACGACGCCGACGGGCGCCTGCTCGTCGGTGCGGCGATCGGCTACTTCGGCGACGCCTGGCAGCGCGCGACCACGCTCGTGGAGGCCGGGGTCGACGTGCTCGTGGCCGACACCGCCCACGGCAACGTCCGGATGCTGCTCGACATGGTCCAGCGCCTCAAGACCGACCCGGCGACCCGCCACGTCCAGGTGATCGGCGGCAACGTCGCGACCCGCGAGGGCGCGCAGGCGTTCGTCGACGCGGGCGCCGACGCCGTCAAGGTGGGCGTCGGACCGGGCTCGATCTGCACCACCCGTGTCGTGACCGGCGTGGGCGTCCCGCAGGTCACCGCGGTCTACGAGGCGAGCCTGGCGACCAAGCCCGCCGGCGTGCCGCTCATCGCCGACGGCGGCATGAAGCACTCCGGCGAGATCGCCAAGGCCCTCGTGGCCGGCGCCGACTCCGTGATGCTCGGCTCGCTGCTCGCCGGGTGCGAGGAGTCGCCGGGCGAGCTGGTCTTCGTCAACGGCAAGCAGTACAAGTCCTACCGCGGCATGGGCTCGCTGGGCGCGATGTCGAGCCGCGGCAAGAAGTCCTACTCCAAGGACCGCTACTTCCAGGCCGAGGTCACCAGCGACGACAAGATCGTGCCCGAGGGCATCGAGGGCCAGGTCGCCTACCGCGGCCCGCTCGCCGCGGTCAGCCACCAGCTGATCGGCGGGCTCAACCAGTCGATGTTCTACACCGGCGCCCGCACCATCGCCGAGCTGCAGGAGAAGGGCCGCTTCGTGCGGATCACCTCCGCCTCGCTGACCGAGAGCCACCCCCACGGCGTCCAGATGACCGTCGAGGCCCCCAACTACACCGGTCGCTGA
- a CDS encoding DinB family protein codes for MTYTWHAVDGRLAELCDECGFDARDLTDGRDETERLITAYADLERLLAHPDADRRPEPETWSAREYVDHCVEVCGALFEYVAQVLGTPAPATPADLAGCRDLVTATVPPLTGDERAAVLHDVYRQPVTVEWVVRHLLHDTEHHVLDLRRGYAKLGMADHPEVSFRG; via the coding sequence GTGACCTACACCTGGCATGCGGTCGACGGCCGCCTCGCCGAGCTCTGCGACGAGTGCGGCTTCGACGCCCGCGACCTCACCGACGGCCGCGACGAGACCGAGCGGCTGATCACGGCGTACGCCGACCTCGAGCGCCTCCTCGCCCACCCCGACGCCGACCGGAGGCCGGAGCCCGAGACCTGGTCGGCGCGCGAGTACGTCGACCACTGCGTCGAGGTGTGCGGCGCGCTGTTCGAGTACGTCGCCCAGGTGCTCGGCACGCCCGCGCCCGCCACTCCGGCCGACCTGGCCGGGTGCCGCGACCTCGTCACCGCGACCGTGCCACCGCTGACCGGGGACGAGCGGGCGGCCGTGCTGCACGACGTCTACCGGCAGCCGGTCACCGTCGAGTGGGTGGTGCGCCACCTGCTCCACGACACCGAGCACCACGTGCTCGACCTGCGCCGCGGCTACGCCAAGCTCGGCATGGCAGACCACCCCGAGGTGTCCTTCCGCGGCTGA
- a CDS encoding GNAT family N-acetyltransferase, translated as MLWRVRTTLPDRPGALAVLAQSCGAAGVNILGLQIFPGIETVTDELVLRVPDAWGLPEIAELIEASGGQSVSASPCTEAALTDQPTRYVQAARQILAQPASFPEIVALLFDAEADPVEGTLTPVQDVMDMTVGEVQVQVRRTAPFTATEHARGASMADLVSDVLARGRESALAPTLGRRVGAGATPEYVVEGDAVSALIDGTPVGLAVVRPPVEDPEVRPVTLRVDPAWQRRGIGTRLLVEAARLANTMGASEIVLTTRADNQAVLPMVLAAGLRGRIRMAADVLTVRVPVRELRPVRR; from the coding sequence ATGCTGTGGCGAGTCCGCACCACCCTGCCCGACCGACCGGGCGCCCTGGCCGTGCTCGCGCAGAGCTGCGGCGCCGCGGGCGTCAACATCCTGGGCCTGCAGATCTTCCCCGGCATCGAGACGGTGACCGACGAGCTCGTGCTGCGCGTGCCGGACGCCTGGGGGCTGCCGGAGATCGCCGAGCTGATCGAGGCCTCCGGCGGGCAGTCGGTGAGTGCCTCGCCGTGCACCGAGGCGGCCCTGACCGACCAGCCGACCCGCTACGTGCAGGCCGCCCGCCAGATCCTCGCCCAGCCCGCGTCCTTCCCCGAGATCGTCGCCCTGCTCTTCGACGCCGAGGCGGACCCGGTCGAGGGCACGCTCACCCCGGTCCAGGACGTCATGGACATGACGGTGGGGGAGGTCCAGGTCCAGGTGCGCCGTACGGCGCCCTTCACCGCGACCGAGCACGCCCGCGGCGCCTCGATGGCCGACCTGGTCAGCGACGTGCTGGCCCGCGGCCGCGAGTCCGCGCTGGCCCCGACCCTGGGCCGCCGGGTCGGCGCCGGCGCCACTCCGGAGTACGTCGTGGAGGGCGACGCCGTCTCGGCCCTCATCGACGGCACGCCGGTCGGCCTGGCCGTCGTGCGGCCGCCCGTCGAGGACCCCGAGGTGCGGCCCGTGACGCTGCGCGTCGACCCCGCCTGGCAGCGCCGCGGCATCGGGACCCGCCTGCTCGTGGAGGCGGCACGGCTCGCGAACACGATGGGGGCCTCGGAGATCGTGCTGACCACCCGCGCCGACAACCAGGCGGTGCTGCCGATGGTGCTCGCGGCGGGCCTCCGCGGCCGGATCCGGATGGCCGCCGACGTGCTGACCGTGCGGGTGCCCGTGAGGGAGCTGCGCCCGGTCCGGCGCTGA